The segment gaaattatcTTGGACTAAACAAGCTTATATtgtgggtgcaagacaacgctACGAGTACAATATACGTacaaaaatatacctacacatcCATGATGCGGAAATAAACATCACCTAGGATTCGAACTGCGGAACCTCTACTAGCTAAGAAGATACACACTCGTCCAATCGACACGGCTATATGAGTGATACAAtaccttaatattattatcttaaatataaaattctcgtgtcccggtgtttgttaccaaactcctccgaaacggctggagcggtttgtgtgcatatcgggtaggtctgagaatcggccatctatttttcatacaccTAAaggataagggtgacccacccctaaatattattttaccacccctaaatattattttatttatttgacaatttttttattatgtttccaCCAAAATTTAAAGTCAAATCAAAAATCTAAAGTtaccattaaaaatacatacaacttcaaattttcacttttCTACGATAACCCctgtttttgtatcgcgatttttatatatttttttttataatttattaacggCATTGGACACAAGTCCTTTAAgaaagatttttatattattccgtTCCATTCACAGATCCGCAATTGGGTTGCACGatagcaatcgaatataataattattgtagtacgataaattttatgtacgatatatttggtaggtctaagaatcgatcgtcatctatttttttataccccaaaatttttttttattgaagttttttttatgactttatattacggcaatgcaacgtttgctgggtcagctagtaaatttgTGCTAAATAAAGGAGCCGGAACAACGTATGGGCCACATTTGTGCTGATTGCTCATCAATTACCATAAGATGGGGAGACTGTTAGTTATTTCTCTCCCTTGAATTGAATTACCAGAGAATATAACAGACATCACGAAGAAGTTGATGGTGAAGGTGATTTCTGATCGCAatttacacaattttaaaaaacatatataagcGGTTCTTTCAAGGGTGGGATAACCTCGATATACTGtcttttttgtgtaaaatttatattatattcatagttagttaaatatattatagttcttattttattttgtggcttaatttaGTTGAATAGCATGTCGTTTTCGCCTATAACtgaggcatcacttaccatattaatgttattgttgttatcttatatttgtttgtattaGAGTTTAAATTGTTGGCggaatgttttaaataaatatctatttcttaaaaattcaaAAGGATTTCGGTACAGCCTATATTATCTTCTATGAAATTTAAGCTATTCTTTGGCACACTTAATTAAAGAGCTACTAAACCAGGTAAATTTTTGACCATTGCAACCGCGGCAGGAtcttatttgtttttgtaatgtCAGATTTATTGAAGTTCAGGTGCGGCCTTTGACACTCTTTAGGTATGTTGAGCTTTTAGGTATCATGAATCCAACAACATGCCCTCGATGGTGAGTGTCTAAGTGGGTTCTGGCATTCACTTACCTTAACTGACTCGGGTGTGTCCTTTATTAGTAGGACTAATGTTCTGTCTGTGTTGTTTCTTACCATATTACACCGGCTCAggttattaattgtaatatcgTCCAAGAAGGTATTATCTATATGGTAATATACAGTTCCTTTTAAGTGCTATGCACCAAGAATTTGTTAAGTCGAATTCCCGTGATGTTCCTCACATTAAAACCCCCTAATATTATAGTTGATggctgttttattttattacctacagacTACGTTGGTAAAATTTTTCAGTAATAATTCTAAATATTCCATATGGGTAGGTGATGGTAAGTATGCTACACATAATATGCAAACCATGAGTTGCTTATATGCCCTGGTATAGCTGATACTCAACCACAGATCCTCACACTAATCTCCCCCGGAAGGCTGTTCTATTACATCTGTCCTGTTTTCTCTTGGTTGAGATAGTTAAGCGACgtcaaaatgatcaaatatgattgcaatgaataaagatattttgactttgtCTTTATGATATATATGTTGTACCTTAGAGTAAGAAACACACGGTCAAAAACTGTATAATATAGCCAGGTTACAGTAAATTACAACCTTGATTACAGCTCGGTTAGTTTATCTTCGCAATCAATAATAAGCGATTGCAATACAGCGTTCTTTCGGGCAAATATTTTTTCCGTTGCGAATATTAtgattttctcatggatgcctgtcacatctggaccaaattacaatgggaccacacgggaagcaccagcttttaattaaaaaaagaattatcaaaatcgaaaGAAtctagtcgaaagttttgaggtaacaaacaaaaaaaaataccgacgaattgagaacctttttttttgaagtcggttaaaaactcgTATTTTTTTTGTCCCAATTCGAACGGCTGCTAGCAGTTTTTTATCAATTGGTGATAGATGCTCTTGAACATATATGGACTATCTGCTACTTCTCTTTAGGCTAACGGGCGAAATTTTGTACGTAACTCACTCATCCGTAACAACGACAGTAATATAGTAATAGATGATAagtaataatgatataataatttttcttattgaagttatttttttatggaaaaagaggacaaacaagcgtacgggtacATGTTGTTAAGGGATCGCCGTCGCCaacagtctcttgcaacaccagaggaatcacggagcgttgctggcctatTAGGAatatgcgcttttttgaagaCACCCAGGTCGTATCACACCGCCCAAGGAAGTtcatacacaaaatattttcaattaaattggaTTCAAAAAGTCTTTTCGAATATTAattcaaactaaaattataagttaaaaaaaaatcatttatttcagggataacccatagaaaatacaaattaaaatcaaaattacaattaaattaccaCTAAATCCAATTAACTAACCatacacaaatttaaaataaataaattgcaattacttatattaaatagcttattttctatttttatcaaGATGGATGTCCATccatcttttgaaaatatcgttattatatacattgttagAGACAGTCATCAGAATTCCGTTGCTGGAGCGTCTCATTCGATCCCAAAAAGAAGGAATTCTTGTGCGAATTATTGCGAAGAAGTCAGGCACTTTCCCTCTCGCAAACATACTTGCAGCACTGCAAAATCTTGGAAGTTTTATAAGAGCTCGATAGGAATCACTATATTGCACTCTTAGTGAACTTAAGGTCTTGTTAGAATAATTACACCACACTGTTGGTGTCACTTCATTGCTGCACTTTGCAAACCTTCGTGCTATCATGTTGCTACGTACCGAGAGCGCCCTTCGCTCCCTCTCAATATCGCAGTCGTCTTTCAGATATTCCGTTAGGATatgacctaaatatttgaattgattaacaatttttatacttttctcATTCAGATATACCCCAGGAATATTTTCTGGTCCCTTTCCAGATTTAAATACCATCAAAACGGTTTTATTACCATTATACTTCAATCCATGACTGTTAGCATAATTTTCgtatattgatattaatttacgtaaCCCTTTGATCGACGGACTCAGCAGGACCATATCATCAGcgtaacttaaattattgatGCATATATTTCCCATGTGACAGCCTATTCTGGCCCTCCTGAGTTCGACGATCAAATCGTTGATGTAAAGATTGAACAGATCAGGAGAAGTCAACCCTCCTTGTCTCACACCGCAATCTAGTCTGTAGCCACTAGATAGGCTGTCGCCCCATTTAACGTAGTTTATTTGGTTTCCGtaccaaaattttaaataatctatatatataaaacaaagtcgtgttagttacaccatttataactcaagaacggctagaccaatttttctgttgtttgttttattggatttctcttagtccggaataggataataagtaataaaatatcgaaaaaatcacaaaaaatattataaaaatatttaatttctcataattttttatggattaacattttcatgacatctcgagaatagaaagaattcaatgtagttttttgttagtttcacgctacatgagtaataaaatacaactgtcagtgcacgtcatgttattcaagttgactggttggtgtgtttgtttcgagtttctattagcttattgtgccatcTTTCCCTACATAGACGTAATgctaggattcgaaacattgcgaattggactgacgaagaacaagaaattgcaggtaaaAAGCACCGCGTTAGTATGAGCTCGACGTTGTAtttctgaatcacaagagcaaagcgaggcggccagtaaacctcagagatcaacaactagataattttcggcgcacaagaagaaatttatgaagtactgatttgaatcgagcagcgtttcgatacgattgcagtactgatTACCGCTTGCATACTAGCGTTCACATTGAGtcaatggacgttgtttgcaagtattttccggagaaacgccaggattgtgctgccttagtgggaaactaccgaatcacgacattttctagcaaacactcaaaaatacaatgtttgtttccaaatgtccttatttggggcagacattatctaagaacgacgatttaatccgacaaccagggtattaatttatttatattcttacacacaatactagaagaataacatacctactatacttattcctaattaataaacatgtatgctaattctaaaaataagtgtttacaaatcagtaatacggactttgcttttgattttgtagatacaaggacagattcaccatcgaatTGGATCACTGCaatctctcgaagatgcacaccataaattttaacaattatatttcatgggTACCATGGCAGAAACAACGACatgaagagatcaatgcagcaatgataacagcaattcttcatgatctgcagcaactacttcatgaacatgttgcatgtcgagttagcccgcaaatctttaatttccgatccgctttgcattcgccatgaccattaacaaatctcaaggccaattcttgaaagtttgtggtctgaatctagaaaatccatttcccatggtcaatctatatatgtgtatatatatatatatatatatatatataaatcagtGTTAGCGGTGTTAAGTGAGATGCAAGTAGAGGGGATGGTGTAGGATATATAAATGTCTAGCTTTGGGGTTGAATTAATTATTCTGCAGTGCtagtgtttttaaataatttccaGAGTATTTTGTTAAAAACTGCTTTTCAATATGCGAAAGTTTCGCTCTTCTGCATAAATGTTAACTCCAAGTCATTCTTCATGTAGTTTACCAAGCTCAGCCCTATGTATTACATCGTTGAATGCCTTTTCAGCCAATAGTCTCTGTTGTGGAGGCAGCTTGGATAACCTCTCCATCCACTCCAGCGCCTGCGGGTCCACCTTTATGCTTGATAACTCAAAGgtatttttaatatcgtttTCTACATGACTAGTATTGGGAGCTGCTGCGTCTAATGCTGCCTCTGTTTTCACCGCCTGAGGACTGCTCAATTCTGATGTGTGACTCCACTTTCTCTCTATATCTTGTTCTGCATGATTAGTGTTGCGAGCTGGTGAGTCTGTAGCTTCTTGTGTTTTCATCACCTGAGGACTGTTCAATTTCGATGTGTGATTCCACTTTCTTTTAACATCTTCTTCTGCATGAGTGGTGCTGGGGGTTTCTTCGTCTAATTCTACTTCTGTTTTTATAATCACTTCATATTGATCTCTATCATCTGTTGTTTCCGTCGTAGTTTCAACACTGTTATTGGTGTTGATCTGGAAATTCAttgttatttcatttatttttaataataaaaacatagttttattatttaaatctaaaatatttaaattatatgcagACAGGTAGGAGAGAgcactatatattttttatatcagcGGGAGCGAATTTGCATAAGTCACGTGATGAGAAGTGAGTAAATTGGAAGAATTTTACTACAATGACAATGGCACCGCCCATGACATCCGCAAAACCAAGGTCAAGAGATTCGTTGCTGGCCTAAGCTTGAAGATACCTGAGTCATATCGGTATAGATctaaaatcaaattataatgGTGTTCGAATAAATTACACAAACAATCgtaaattgaaataaacatatGTCAAGATTTTTTAAacacactaaaattaaaaattatataatataaaaccagCCAAGTGTAAgtcggacagacagacagacaaagtGATCCCAAAAAGGTTTAAAGGTGCCTTTTCAGGCACGGAAACCCAAGAAGAAGGTGAAAGTTTGTAACTTTTTCGAGCACGGCGTAACGGAATTGTTGAAAATTAAGTCTGAAAGTTTTAAGGCCGGGGTTAACTTTATATAGGCGTGAAAAAGagaattatcaata is part of the Leptidea sinapis chromosome 13, ilLepSina1.1, whole genome shotgun sequence genome and harbors:
- the LOC126967503 gene encoding uncharacterized protein LOC126967503 isoform X2; this translates as MGNHSLKKVKKRERLRQMRQRIMLNINGKRNRKGHEQLNSQDQEHKPLPTIIDHLHNPVIIDVQSVPSWLINTNNSVETTTETTDDRDQYEVIIKTEVELDEETPSTTHAEEDVKRKWNHTSKLNSPQVMKTQEATDSPARNTNHAEQDIERKWSHTSELSSPQAVKTEAALDAAAPNTSHVENDIKNTFELSSIKVDPQALEWMERLSKLPPQQRLLAEKAFNDVIHRAELGKLHEE
- the LOC126967503 gene encoding uncharacterized protein LOC126967503 isoform X1, which translates into the protein MGNKTGRLPRKSVKLTRKRKSLHANLVKKQRAQEMPDSFHFQNRKGHEQLNSQDQEHKPLPTIIDHLHNPVIIDVQSVPSWLINTNNSVETTTETTDDRDQYEVIIKTEVELDEETPSTTHAEEDVKRKWNHTSKLNSPQVMKTQEATDSPARNTNHAEQDIERKWSHTSELSSPQAVKTEAALDAAAPNTSHVENDIKNTFELSSIKVDPQALEWMERLSKLPPQQRLLAEKAFNDVIHRAELGKLHEE